Proteins from one Bradyrhizobium roseum genomic window:
- a CDS encoding ABC transporter ATP-binding protein, translated as MSTAALTVEKVAVQFGGLVALSDMNFTVGEGEIVSLIGPNGAGKTTAFNVVTGFLQPTRGAVSYRGTALNGLKPHQIAGLGLARTFQRTSVFPNDTVYDNLLIGLHRQSRVNLFEGILGLPRARSTERRLRERAGELVEWVGLERRACDLAGSLSYGEQRLVGVALALAAEPSMLLLDEPVSGMNASETHTFVQLVRNIRDRGVTILLVEHDMPMVMSVSDRIVVLNYGRIIAEGPPDVIRSNPAVIEAYLGQGATRA; from the coding sequence ATGAGCACAGCTGCCTTGACGGTCGAGAAGGTTGCCGTGCAGTTCGGCGGGCTGGTGGCCCTCTCGGACATGAATTTTACGGTCGGCGAGGGCGAGATCGTCAGCCTGATCGGGCCCAACGGGGCCGGCAAGACCACGGCCTTCAACGTCGTCACGGGCTTTCTGCAGCCGACCCGCGGTGCTGTGAGCTATCGTGGCACGGCGCTCAACGGACTGAAGCCGCACCAGATCGCCGGCCTCGGCCTGGCTCGAACGTTCCAGCGCACCAGCGTCTTTCCCAACGACACCGTCTACGACAATCTGCTGATCGGGCTGCATCGGCAAAGCAGGGTCAATCTTTTCGAAGGCATTCTGGGTCTGCCCCGTGCGCGGTCCACCGAACGCCGCCTGCGGGAACGCGCCGGCGAACTGGTCGAATGGGTCGGCCTCGAACGGCGTGCCTGCGATCTTGCCGGCTCGTTGTCCTATGGCGAGCAGCGACTGGTCGGCGTGGCGCTGGCGCTCGCCGCCGAGCCATCGATGCTGCTGCTCGATGAACCCGTTTCCGGCATGAACGCCTCGGAAACCCACACCTTCGTACAACTGGTCCGCAACATCAGGGATCGTGGCGTCACCATCCTGCTGGTCGAGCACGACATGCCGATGGTGATGAGCGTCTCCGACCGGATCGTCGTGCTGAACTACGGACGGATCATCGCCGAGGGTCCACCGGACGTGATCCGCAGCAACCCGGCCGTCATCGAGGCCTATCTCGGGCAGGGGGCGACACGTGCTTGA
- a CDS encoding alpha/beta hydrolase, whose product MTDISKDKTLDPRLNWGALSQAERDAAYDNNAAVKNSAALIAERNQRSEALRASRKAFLDIPYGDRDRTKIDLYPAADKAAPCLVFLHGGYWQRNSRDVFAMLVEGVAAHGWSVAIPGYSLAPEVSLTEIVKEISQSLDWLDRNGVSYGIAGPVVLSGWSAGGHLVAMALDHPRVAAGLAISGVYDLAPIRDTGLNNALKLTDREIETLSPLRLPVVHKRLAIAYGAAELPALVFDSIRLHEARTAANAPGGLFPIEGANHFSILEHLRRPDGALVEIARQLV is encoded by the coding sequence GTGACTGATATCTCGAAGGACAAAACGCTCGACCCCCGGCTGAACTGGGGCGCCCTTTCGCAGGCTGAGCGCGACGCCGCCTATGACAACAATGCGGCAGTGAAAAACAGCGCGGCGCTGATCGCCGAGAGGAACCAGCGATCCGAAGCGCTGCGCGCCAGCCGCAAGGCCTTTCTCGATATTCCCTATGGCGACCGCGACAGGACGAAAATCGATCTCTATCCGGCCGCCGACAAGGCCGCACCCTGCCTGGTGTTCCTGCATGGCGGCTACTGGCAGCGCAACTCGCGCGACGTGTTCGCCATGCTGGTCGAGGGCGTCGCCGCGCATGGCTGGTCGGTTGCCATTCCCGGATATTCGCTGGCGCCGGAGGTTTCATTGACCGAGATCGTGAAGGAGATATCGCAGTCGCTCGACTGGCTGGACCGGAACGGCGTATCTTACGGCATCGCGGGGCCGGTCGTGCTCTCTGGCTGGTCGGCCGGCGGCCACCTCGTCGCGATGGCGCTCGACCACCCGCGCGTCGCCGCGGGGCTGGCGATCTCAGGCGTGTACGACCTGGCGCCGATCCGCGATACCGGCCTGAACAACGCGCTGAAGCTGACCGACCGCGAAATCGAAACGCTTTCGCCGCTGCGCCTGCCTGTGGTCCACAAGCGGCTTGCCATCGCCTACGGCGCGGCCGAACTGCCGGCGCTGGTCTTCGACTCGATCAGGCTCCACGAAGCGCGCACGGCCGCGAACGCGCCGGGCGGCCTGTTCCCGATCGAAGGTGCGAACCATTTCAGCATCCTGGAGCACCTGCGGCGGCCTGACGGCGCGCTGGTCGAGATCGCTCGACAGCTGGTTTAA
- a CDS encoding ABC transporter ATP-binding protein, translating to MLEIRDMVCGYGGVTALRGISLEVKAGQLVALIGANGAGKSTTLRAISGLVVPRSGSMRFEGKDIAGAKPPRVVASGIAHCPEGRKVFPHMTVEENLDMGAYLRSGAAEIAADRARIYAEFPRLAERRKQAAGTLSGGEQQMLAIGRALMSRPRLIMFDEPSLGLAPNIVERTFAIIRGIREAGTTVLLVEQNAFAALEMCDYAYLLEGGRIVLSGPGADMIENEHVRKAYLGG from the coding sequence GTGCTTGAGATCCGTGACATGGTATGCGGCTATGGCGGCGTCACCGCGTTGCGCGGCATATCGCTGGAGGTCAAGGCCGGGCAGCTCGTCGCCCTGATCGGCGCCAACGGCGCCGGCAAGAGCACGACGCTGCGCGCGATCTCCGGGCTTGTCGTGCCGCGTTCGGGGTCGATGCGCTTCGAGGGTAAGGACATCGCGGGCGCCAAACCGCCGCGCGTGGTCGCGTCGGGCATCGCGCATTGTCCCGAGGGGCGAAAAGTGTTTCCGCACATGACCGTCGAGGAGAATCTCGACATGGGCGCCTATCTGCGCAGCGGCGCGGCGGAGATCGCCGCCGACCGCGCGCGGATCTATGCCGAGTTTCCGCGCCTGGCCGAGCGGCGAAAGCAGGCGGCGGGCACGCTGTCGGGTGGCGAGCAGCAAATGCTGGCGATCGGCCGGGCGCTGATGTCGCGGCCACGCCTGATCATGTTCGACGAGCCGTCGCTGGGGCTCGCGCCCAACATCGTCGAGCGGACCTTTGCGATCATCCGCGGCATCCGCGAGGCCGGAACGACGGTGCTGCTGGTCGAGCAGAACGCGTTCGCCGCGCTCGAGATGTGCGATTACGCCTATCTGCTGGAGGGCGGCCGCATCGTGCTGTCCGGACCGGGCGCGGACATGATCGAGAATGAGCATGTGCGAAAAGCCTACCTTGGCGGATAA
- a CDS encoding carboxymuconolactone decarboxylase family protein translates to MDKATYDRGLEIRKSVLGNEFVDKAIASADDFNRPMQDLTTEYCWGYVWGRDGITHKTRSFLNLAMLCALNRPQELKTHIKGALTNGATREEIREVFMQVAIYCGVPAGVDAFRNAKEVFAELDKK, encoded by the coding sequence ATGGACAAGGCGACTTACGATCGCGGCCTCGAAATCCGCAAGAGCGTGCTCGGTAACGAATTCGTCGACAAGGCGATCGCCTCGGCCGACGACTTCAACCGGCCGATGCAGGACCTGACGACGGAATATTGCTGGGGCTACGTCTGGGGCCGCGACGGCATCACGCACAAGACCCGCAGCTTCCTCAACCTCGCGATGCTGTGCGCGCTGAACCGGCCGCAGGAACTCAAGACCCATATCAAGGGCGCGCTGACCAACGGCGCGACGCGCGAAGAAATCCGCGAGGTGTTCATGCAGGTTGCGATCTATTGCGGCGTCCCGGCCGGCGTCGATGCCTTCCGGAATGCCAAGGAAGTGTTCGCCGAACTGGACAAGAAGTAA
- a CDS encoding 3-hydroxybutyrate dehydrogenase yields MLKDRWALVTGATAGLGLAMAESLAGAGANIVLHDLVEPAAARDRLRAQFGVEAISVAADLSQRSAIETMMADLLTRIGGVDILVNNAVVRHFSPVEDFPPERWDEALAVNLSAPFHLIRLAVPGMKARGWGRIINMASIYSTRAVADRIDYVTTKTAILGVTRAVAIETARTGVTCNALCPGTLPTPAIQGKIADIAAREGRAIEDTTSDYLASRQPTRRFIPLQAVGAMAVFLCSPAGQDITGATLPIDGGWSVA; encoded by the coding sequence ATGCTGAAGGACAGATGGGCGCTCGTGACCGGGGCAACGGCAGGTCTCGGCCTCGCCATGGCCGAAAGCCTTGCCGGCGCGGGCGCCAATATTGTCCTGCACGATCTGGTCGAACCGGCCGCGGCGCGGGATCGTCTTCGCGCGCAGTTTGGCGTCGAGGCGATCAGCGTCGCCGCCGACCTGTCGCAGCGCTCCGCCATCGAGACCATGATGGCGGACCTGCTCACCCGCATCGGCGGCGTCGATATCCTCGTGAACAATGCGGTGGTGCGGCATTTCTCACCGGTCGAAGACTTCCCTCCGGAACGATGGGACGAGGCGCTTGCCGTCAATCTGTCGGCCCCGTTCCACCTGATCCGCCTCGCTGTGCCCGGCATGAAGGCGCGAGGCTGGGGCCGCATCATCAACATGGCCTCGATCTATTCGACCCGCGCCGTCGCCGACCGTATCGATTACGTGACCACCAAGACGGCCATCCTCGGCGTCACCCGCGCGGTAGCGATCGAGACGGCAAGAACCGGAGTCACCTGCAACGCGCTCTGCCCGGGCACGCTGCCGACCCCGGCCATCCAGGGAAAGATCGCAGACATCGCCGCCCGCGAAGGCCGCGCCATCGAGGATACCACCAGCGACTATCTGGCCAGCCGCCAGCCGACCCGGCGGTTCATCCCGCTGCAGGCCGTCGGCGCGATGGCGGTATTCCTGTGCAGCCCGGCTGGGCAGGACATCACCGGCGCGACGCTGCCGATCGATGGGGGCTGGTCTGTCGCATGA
- a CDS encoding ABC transporter substrate-binding protein, translated as MTKITKAALTRRSLLAGASAGLLATRAWAQQPAEVKVGLLVPVSGLYTRPGTVMRHGAEMAVDHINAQGGIKALGGAKMKLVVLDSGDTTEKAKNAAQRMVAQETDMVAASGAYLSSFTLAVTEVTERANLPVLTLSYSDAITDRGFKYVFQTSATAGSQARQALPQIVKLAETASGKRPKTVAIVTDNTAASVSSAKAMRDGLLAENGLQLIVDETFTPPLADATSLVQKVRSARPDLLFFLPTVISDAKLLLEKMNEFGLGQGKIPTISFGIAIAEPDMLQTVSPELLQGLLTCVASWGAKGHEALIAELKTRYKEPWMTQNAISTYGDMWVIKDALEKAGKADRVAVGEALRTLDAGPSKYYPLGEIKFDEKGRRVGAGMTIVQWQTGVPVTVFPPQLALSQPFWPKN; from the coding sequence ATGACGAAAATTACCAAGGCCGCCTTGACGCGGCGCAGCCTGCTGGCCGGCGCATCCGCCGGCCTGCTCGCGACCCGCGCCTGGGCGCAACAGCCGGCAGAAGTGAAGGTCGGATTGCTGGTGCCGGTCTCCGGCCTCTACACGCGCCCGGGCACCGTGATGCGCCACGGCGCGGAGATGGCGGTCGATCACATCAACGCCCAGGGCGGCATCAAGGCGCTCGGCGGCGCCAAGATGAAACTGGTGGTGCTGGATTCCGGCGACACCACCGAAAAGGCCAAGAACGCCGCGCAGCGCATGGTGGCGCAGGAAACCGATATGGTCGCCGCCAGCGGCGCCTATCTGAGTTCGTTCACACTGGCGGTTACCGAAGTCACGGAGCGGGCCAACCTGCCGGTGCTCACCCTCTCCTACTCGGACGCGATCACCGATCGCGGCTTCAAATACGTGTTCCAGACTTCGGCCACCGCGGGCTCGCAGGCGAGGCAGGCCCTGCCCCAGATTGTCAAGCTTGCGGAAACGGCTTCCGGCAAGCGGCCCAAAACCGTTGCCATCGTCACCGACAACACCGCGGCCTCGGTGTCCTCGGCCAAGGCGATGCGCGACGGCCTGCTCGCAGAAAACGGACTGCAGCTGATTGTCGACGAAACCTTCACCCCGCCGCTCGCCGACGCCACCTCGCTGGTGCAGAAAGTCCGCTCGGCCCGGCCCGACCTGCTGTTCTTCCTGCCGACCGTGATTTCCGACGCCAAACTGCTGCTGGAAAAGATGAACGAGTTCGGCCTCGGCCAGGGCAAGATTCCGACGATCTCGTTCGGCATCGCCATCGCCGAGCCCGACATGCTGCAGACCGTCAGCCCGGAATTGCTGCAGGGACTTCTCACCTGCGTCGCCAGCTGGGGCGCCAAGGGGCACGAGGCGCTGATCGCCGAACTGAAGACCCGCTACAAGGAGCCGTGGATGACGCAGAACGCGATCTCCACCTATGGCGACATGTGGGTGATCAAGGACGCGCTTGAAAAGGCCGGCAAGGCCGATCGCGTCGCGGTGGGCGAAGCGCTGCGCACCTTGGATGCCGGTCCCTCGAAATACTACCCGCTCGGCGAAATCAAGTTCGACGAAAAAGGCCGCCGCGTCGGCGCCGGCATGACCATCGTGCAGTGGCAGACCGGCGTTCCAGTCACGGTGTTCCCGCCGCAACTGGCGCTGTCCCAGCCGTTCTGGCCGAAAAACTAG
- a CDS encoding Rieske (2Fe-2S) protein yields the protein MADKRSETAEVSGDGQWIPVCGLSRLISQTIVCVRVTGIDAILIWSEGRVVACERICPHEQADLSLGHLAGGRLFCPRHAASFDLRSGRMSYGWPGRPLRLFPVRIRDDQVWMDANAIKPQVN from the coding sequence TTGGCGGATAAGCGGTCAGAGACGGCGGAGGTGTCCGGCGACGGGCAATGGATTCCGGTCTGCGGTCTCAGCCGGCTGATTTCGCAGACCATCGTCTGCGTCCGCGTCACCGGTATCGATGCGATCCTGATCTGGAGCGAAGGCCGCGTGGTCGCCTGCGAACGGATCTGTCCGCACGAGCAAGCGGATCTCAGCCTTGGCCATTTGGCGGGAGGACGCTTGTTCTGCCCTCGTCACGCGGCCTCGTTTGATCTCCGCAGCGGCCGGATGTCCTATGGCTGGCCGGGCCGGCCGTTGCGGCTGTTCCCGGTCCGGATCAGGGACGATCAGGTCTGGATGGATGCGAACGCGATCAAGCCGCAGGTAAATTAA
- a CDS encoding tripartite tricarboxylate transporter substrate-binding protein encodes MNFVKRVLLMLLLLPALPAHAQDFPSRPITMVVPFSAGGPGDVIARLLGTSMSATLKQSIVVENVVGAGGTLGTNRVAKAAPDGYTILLMHVGQATAPALYAKLPFDPVGDFAPIGLVTDVPMILVARANFPAKDLKELVSYVRTQGDKVTYGNVGLGSASHLCGLMFMSAIESKLTPIYYKGGGPALNDIIAGHIDVYCDPATGPTPYIQAGTIPGYAITSKKRVPTLPNLPTAAEAGVPKFDVTTWYGLYAPKNTPKPIVDALVGALQKALKDPPLVNRFAELSMAPVEEERATPAALESFLKAEIVKWDKIIKDAGITPQ; translated from the coding sequence ATGAATTTTGTAAAACGCGTTTTGTTGATGCTGTTGCTTTTGCCGGCACTGCCGGCGCACGCCCAGGATTTTCCGAGCCGGCCGATCACGATGGTCGTCCCCTTCTCCGCCGGTGGCCCGGGTGACGTCATCGCCCGCCTGCTCGGAACGTCGATGAGCGCGACGCTGAAGCAAAGCATCGTGGTCGAAAACGTCGTCGGCGCCGGCGGCACGCTCGGAACCAACCGCGTCGCCAAGGCGGCGCCCGACGGCTACACCATCCTGCTGATGCATGTCGGCCAGGCGACCGCGCCCGCGCTTTACGCCAAACTGCCGTTCGATCCGGTCGGCGATTTTGCCCCGATCGGTCTCGTCACCGACGTGCCGATGATTTTGGTCGCGCGCGCCAATTTCCCGGCCAAGGATTTGAAGGAGTTGGTCTCCTATGTGCGCACGCAAGGCGACAAGGTGACCTACGGCAATGTCGGGCTCGGCTCGGCGTCGCATCTGTGCGGCCTGATGTTCATGAGCGCGATCGAAAGCAAACTGACGCCAATTTACTACAAGGGCGGCGGCCCCGCGCTGAACGACATCATCGCCGGCCACATCGACGTCTATTGCGATCCCGCCACCGGGCCGACGCCCTATATCCAGGCCGGCACCATCCCTGGTTACGCCATCACCAGCAAGAAGCGGGTGCCGACCTTGCCGAACCTCCCGACTGCGGCCGAGGCCGGCGTTCCCAAGTTCGACGTCACAACCTGGTATGGGCTGTACGCGCCGAAGAACACGCCCAAACCGATCGTCGATGCGCTGGTCGGCGCCCTGCAGAAGGCGCTGAAGGACCCTCCGCTGGTCAACCGTTTCGCCGAACTCAGCATGGCGCCGGTCGAGGAAGAGCGCGCCACGCCCGCGGCGCTGGAAAGCTTTCTCAAGGCCGAAATCGTGAAGTGGGACAAGATCATCAAGGACGCCGGCATCACGCCGCAGTAA
- a CDS encoding ABC transporter substrate-binding protein, protein MGQDNSSGKISKTSLTRRTVLSGAAAMGLSTVARAQAPAEVKVGLIVPLSGIYTRPGQVMKMGAEMGIEHINAQGGIKSLGGAKMKLVVIDCGDTTEKAKNAAQRMVAQETDLVAATGSYLSSFTLAVTEVTERAQLPVLTLSYSDLLTDRGFKFIFQTAAPASVQSQLGLPELMKLAEKASGKRPKTVAMLMDNTATSVATAKALKEKLLAQEGLQLVVEEVWTPPLADATPLIQKVRSARPDLLLFMPNAVSDAKLGLEKINEFGLGQGKIPTVSFSITIAEPDMLQSVTPEVVQGIMTIVANWGCKGHEDIIAELKTKYKEPWATQNVISTYGDMWLMKEALEKAGKADRLAVAEAFRTMDGGPAKYYPGGQLKFDEKGRRVGAGVVIVQWQNGVPVTVYPSDLAQASPFWPKKS, encoded by the coding sequence ATGGGCCAGGATAATTCATCCGGAAAAATCTCGAAGACGTCGCTGACGCGGCGAACCGTGCTCTCCGGCGCCGCCGCGATGGGACTGTCGACGGTGGCGCGCGCGCAAGCCCCGGCCGAGGTCAAGGTCGGATTGATCGTGCCGCTGTCCGGCATCTACACCCGCCCCGGCCAGGTGATGAAGATGGGCGCCGAGATGGGCATCGAGCACATCAACGCGCAGGGCGGCATCAAGTCGCTCGGCGGCGCCAAGATGAAGCTGGTCGTGATCGACTGCGGTGACACCACGGAGAAGGCCAAGAATGCCGCGCAGCGCATGGTCGCGCAGGAGACCGACCTCGTGGCAGCGACGGGCTCCTATCTGAGCTCGTTCACGCTCGCCGTCACCGAGGTGACGGAACGCGCGCAACTGCCGGTGCTCACCCTGTCCTATTCGGATCTGCTGACCGATCGCGGCTTCAAGTTCATCTTCCAGACCGCCGCGCCCGCCAGCGTGCAGTCCCAGCTCGGTCTGCCCGAGTTGATGAAGCTTGCGGAAAAGGCTTCCGGCAAGCGGCCGAAGACGGTGGCGATGCTGATGGACAACACCGCGACTTCGGTCGCGACCGCCAAGGCGCTGAAGGAAAAGCTGCTCGCACAGGAAGGCCTTCAGCTCGTCGTCGAGGAAGTCTGGACTCCGCCGCTGGCCGACGCCACGCCACTGATCCAGAAGGTCAGGTCGGCAAGGCCCGATTTGCTGCTGTTCATGCCGAACGCGGTCTCCGACGCCAAGCTCGGCCTTGAGAAGATCAACGAGTTCGGCCTCGGCCAAGGCAAGATCCCGACGGTGTCCTTCAGCATCACCATTGCCGAGCCGGACATGCTGCAAAGCGTCACGCCCGAAGTCGTCCAGGGCATCATGACCATCGTCGCCAACTGGGGCTGCAAGGGGCATGAGGACATCATCGCCGAACTGAAGACCAAGTACAAAGAGCCGTGGGCGACGCAGAACGTCATCTCGACCTATGGCGACATGTGGCTGATGAAGGAAGCGCTTGAAAAGGCGGGCAAGGCCGATCGCCTCGCCGTCGCCGAGGCGTTCCGCACCATGGATGGCGGCCCCGCCAAATACTATCCCGGCGGCCAGTTGAAGTTCGACGAAAAGGGCCGGCGTGTCGGCGCCGGCGTCGTCATCGTGCAGTGGCAGAACGGCGTGCCGGTCACGGTCTATCCGTCCGACCTCGCCCAGGCATCTCCGTTTTGGCCGAAGAAGTCCTGA
- a CDS encoding branched-chain amino acid ABC transporter permease: protein MKTAVGILSVVALASVPLWLRDPYLMNALITTGIFIIGAMSLNLLLGFTGQLSLGHIAFFGIGAYVSALTSLGFDVGLPFGLRIVHVPWPPIVGFVLAIVIAGFCGYLVGLLSFRVRGAYFVIVTISFAEVVRLVALNWVELTQGPLALTNIPSITVGLPWLGELTLRTKLQNYYLVLTVAVVTYLLISRLVHSHFGRSMRGLMENETLAVSVGIDVTRTLTLAAVISAGIAGAAGSLYAHYIRIIDPEVFAFINTVTMVIMVITGGKGSLAGPVVGGLIFGLLPVFLRPIMAPEAQWIAYGGVLIVILFVLPRGIVPSLALRFARPQQRIDVRAPAAFAEGDAKEHAS, encoded by the coding sequence ATGAAGACTGCCGTCGGCATTCTCTCCGTCGTCGCGCTGGCTTCCGTGCCGCTGTGGCTGCGCGACCCGTATCTGATGAACGCGCTGATCACGACCGGCATCTTCATCATCGGCGCGATGAGCCTCAATCTGCTGCTCGGGTTCACCGGCCAGCTCAGCCTCGGCCATATCGCGTTCTTCGGCATCGGCGCCTATGTCAGCGCGTTGACCTCGCTCGGCTTCGATGTCGGCCTGCCCTTCGGCCTGCGCATCGTCCACGTTCCCTGGCCGCCGATTGTCGGCTTCGTGCTGGCGATCGTGATCGCCGGATTTTGCGGATATCTCGTTGGCCTGCTGTCGTTCCGCGTGCGTGGCGCCTATTTCGTGATCGTGACGATATCCTTCGCCGAAGTGGTGCGGCTGGTGGCGCTGAACTGGGTCGAACTCACGCAGGGTCCGCTGGCGCTGACCAACATTCCATCCATCACCGTCGGACTGCCTTGGCTGGGAGAACTGACGCTTCGCACCAAGTTGCAGAACTATTACCTCGTTCTGACGGTCGCGGTTGTCACCTATCTCCTGATCTCGCGGCTGGTTCATTCGCATTTCGGGCGTTCCATGCGTGGGCTGATGGAGAACGAGACGCTGGCGGTGTCCGTAGGCATCGACGTGACGAGGACCCTGACGCTGGCGGCGGTGATCTCGGCGGGAATCGCTGGCGCAGCCGGCAGTCTCTATGCGCATTACATCCGCATCATCGATCCCGAGGTGTTCGCCTTCATCAATACCGTGACGATGGTGATCATGGTGATCACCGGGGGCAAGGGCTCGCTGGCCGGTCCGGTCGTCGGCGGTTTGATCTTCGGGCTGCTGCCGGTGTTCCTGCGGCCGATCATGGCGCCGGAGGCGCAATGGATCGCCTATGGCGGCGTGCTGATCGTCATCCTGTTCGTCCTGCCGCGCGGCATCGTGCCGTCGCTGGCGCTGCGGTTTGCAAGGCCGCAGCAGCGGATCGACGTACGTGCCCCGGCCGCTTTCGCGGAAGGCGACGCCAAGGAGCACGCATCATGA
- a CDS encoding GntR family transcriptional regulator, with the protein MDKRGELQSTLRIEDVPTVRSMVAQKLREAIMSGTLKPGQRLIERELCEMTGVSRPSIREALRLLEADGLVNTVPHRGPVVSTISLEEAKQLYAARAVLEGFAGRECARLHDPAVVRRIGDALTKLKAAFADGDLMTALEAKTEFYAALIGGCQNAFIERMLRPLHDRITLLRITSMSQPKRINKSLREVTAIWRAIQSGDPDLAEKCCVDHINAAAVAALSMIEQSSASNEKATADE; encoded by the coding sequence ATGGACAAACGCGGTGAACTGCAATCCACGCTCCGGATCGAGGACGTTCCGACCGTCCGCTCGATGGTCGCGCAAAAACTGCGCGAGGCGATCATGTCCGGTACCCTGAAGCCGGGCCAGCGACTGATCGAGCGCGAGCTCTGCGAGATGACCGGCGTCAGCCGCCCCTCGATCCGCGAGGCGCTCCGGCTGCTGGAGGCCGACGGGCTGGTCAACACCGTCCCCCACCGCGGCCCCGTCGTCAGCACCATCAGCCTCGAGGAAGCCAAGCAGCTCTATGCGGCGCGCGCCGTTCTGGAGGGCTTTGCCGGCCGGGAATGCGCACGGCTGCACGATCCGGCCGTCGTACGCCGGATCGGCGACGCGCTGACCAAATTAAAGGCCGCGTTTGCCGACGGCGACCTGATGACGGCGCTGGAGGCCAAGACCGAGTTTTACGCCGCGCTGATCGGTGGCTGCCAGAACGCCTTCATCGAGCGAATGCTCAGGCCACTGCACGACCGGATCACGCTGCTGCGCATCACCTCGATGTCGCAGCCCAAACGGATCAACAAGAGCCTGCGCGAGGTCACCGCGATCTGGCGCGCGATCCAGAGCGGCGATCCCGATCTCGCCGAGAAATGCTGCGTCGATCATATCAATGCGGCGGCGGTCGCCGCGCTCAGCATGATCGAGCAGTCGTCCGCGTCGAACGAAAAGGCGACGGCGGATGAATGA
- a CDS encoding SDR family oxidoreductase, with translation MAFELFDLTGKRVLVTGSSQGIGFALAQGLAEHRAEIVLNGRDADKLGKAAARLTDAGHKVSVAGFDVTNAQAAKEGVDGIEQTIGAIDILVNNAGMQFRSPLEDFPVEKWEQLLATNISSAFYVGQAVARHMIPRGRGKIINIASVQSELARPGIAPYTATKGAIKNLTRGMCTDWAKYGLQVNAIAPGYFKTPLNQALVDNPEFSTWLEKRTPAARWGDVEELVGAAVFLSGKASSFVNGHTLYVDGGITVSL, from the coding sequence ATGGCATTTGAACTATTCGACTTGACGGGCAAGCGGGTGCTGGTCACCGGATCGTCGCAAGGCATCGGTTTTGCGCTTGCACAAGGGCTCGCTGAACACCGCGCCGAAATCGTCCTCAACGGCCGCGACGCCGACAAGCTCGGCAAGGCCGCGGCCAGACTGACCGACGCCGGGCACAAGGTGTCGGTGGCCGGTTTTGATGTGACGAACGCGCAAGCGGCAAAAGAAGGCGTCGATGGGATCGAGCAGACCATCGGCGCGATCGATATTCTCGTCAACAACGCCGGCATGCAGTTCCGTTCCCCGCTGGAGGATTTTCCGGTCGAGAAGTGGGAGCAATTGCTCGCCACCAATATCTCCAGCGCGTTCTATGTCGGCCAGGCCGTTGCCCGGCACATGATCCCGCGCGGCCGGGGCAAGATCATCAATATCGCTTCCGTGCAAAGCGAACTGGCGCGACCGGGTATCGCGCCTTACACGGCGACCAAAGGTGCGATCAAGAACCTGACCCGCGGCATGTGCACCGACTGGGCGAAATACGGCCTGCAGGTCAACGCCATCGCGCCGGGCTACTTCAAGACGCCGCTCAACCAGGCGCTGGTCGACAACCCGGAGTTCTCGACCTGGCTGGAAAAGCGCACCCCGGCCGCCCGATGGGGCGATGTCGAGGAACTGGTCGGTGCGGCCGTGTTTCTGTCCGGCAAGGCGTCGTCCTTCGTCAACGGCCACACGCTCTATGTCGATGGCGGGATCACCGTCAGTCTTTGA